Proteins from a single region of Flavobacterium sp. K5-23:
- a CDS encoding amidohydrolase yields the protein MKVALIQSSLIWENPDANKAYFEDKINAIADDVNLIVLPEMFTTGFTMHPVKVAETMNGKTVIWMQSLAKAKNAAITGSVVIEENANFYNRMLFVFPSGEIQHYDKRHLFTLAGEDKVYSRGNQKLIVEYLGWKICPFVCYDLRFPVFSRNVENYDLLIYVASWPKIRIKAWDTLLAARAIENMSYTIGVNRIGTDGNGYEYIGHSQVVDYLGEYIIAPNEQEGVYITTLDKSKLTEVREKLGFLNDQDPFELK from the coding sequence ATGAAAGTAGCCTTAATTCAATCATCGTTAATCTGGGAAAATCCAGACGCAAACAAAGCCTATTTCGAAGATAAAATCAATGCGATTGCTGATGATGTCAATCTAATCGTGCTTCCAGAAATGTTTACTACGGGTTTTACAATGCATCCAGTCAAAGTAGCGGAAACTATGAATGGGAAAACGGTAATATGGATGCAATCTTTGGCGAAAGCCAAAAATGCGGCAATTACGGGAAGTGTTGTGATTGAAGAAAATGCTAATTTTTATAATAGAATGTTGTTCGTATTCCCGTCTGGAGAAATCCAACATTACGACAAAAGGCATTTGTTTACACTGGCTGGTGAAGACAAGGTCTATTCTCGTGGCAACCAAAAATTGATTGTGGAATATCTAGGTTGGAAAATCTGTCCTTTTGTGTGTTATGATTTGAGATTCCCTGTTTTTTCTCGTAATGTTGAGAATTACGACTTGTTGATTTATGTGGCAAGTTGGCCAAAAATAAGAATAAAAGCTTGGGATACTTTGCTAGCCGCAAGGGCGATTGAAAATATGAGTTATACCATTGGTGTCAATAGAATAGGAACGGATGGGAATGGATATGAATATATAGGACACTCACAAGTCGTGGATTACTTGGGTGAATATATAATAGCTCCAAACGAACAAGAGGGTGTTTATATAACAACCTTGGATAAATCTAAATTAACTGAAGTTCGTGAAAAGCTGGGTTTTTTAAATGATCAAGACCCATTTGAACTGAAATAG